The following is a genomic window from Campylobacter magnus.
CTGATATGAAACCAAATGATAATCGTGATATAGTTATCGGCGATGGTCGTTATATGGTAGTTATCGGGCTTTGTACTCATCTTGGCTGTATTCCTAGCTGGAACGCAGCTAATAAACAATTTAAATGCGCTTGCCATGGTGGCGAGTTTGACGACAGCGGTCTAAACACCTTTGGGCCACCACCTCGTCCTCTTGATATCCCACCATTTAGGATAGATGGCACAAAACTAGTGCTTGGTGAAACTGGCCCAGAGTATGAAAAACTCATGGCTCAGGCATAAGGGGGAGTAAATGGCACATATTACAAAAGCTACCAGTGTAAAAGACTGGTTTGATCAAAGAATAGCTCTAACAAAGCTTTGGAATGTCTTAGCAGCGCAGTACTGGGTACCAAAAAACATTAGCTGGCTATGGGCGATGGGCGTGGTGCTAACTGTGCTTTTCACCTTGCTTTTTGTGAGCGGTTTGCTACTACTGATGTACTACAAACCAGATGCAAAACTAGCATTTGATAGCGTAAACTACACTATAATGCAAGAAGTAGAATACGGCTGGCTATGGCGACATATTCACGCAGTTGCGGCTTCTGTTATTTTCCTTGTGATTTATATTCACATGTTTACAGGCATTTACTACGGTTCTTATAAAAAAGGCCGCGAGATGATTTGGATTACTGGTATGGTGCTTTTCCTTGTATTCTCAGCTGAGGCCTTTAGTGGATATATGCTACCTTGGGGGCAAATGAGCTACTGGGCGGCTATGGTTATTACAAATCTATTTGGCGGAATTCCAGTTATCGGCGAGGCTTTGGTTGAGTGGATTAGAGGTGATTTCGCTGTAAGCGACCCTACGCTAACTCGCTTTTTCATGCTTCATGTTTGCTTATTGCCTATTGTTATTATTATGACTATTGTAGTTCACTTCTACACTCTACGCGTCCCACATGTAAACAACCTTGAGGGCGAAGAAATAGACTTTGAAGTAGAGGCTGAGAAATACCTTGAGGGCAAAACAAAAGAGAGCAAAGTAATTCCATTTTGGCCAGCATTCCTTAGCAAGGATTTCATGTATGTAAGCTTCTTTATGATTTTCTTTATCTATCTAGTTTGCTTCCATTTTAACTTTGCTATGGATCCTATTAACTTTGACCCAGCAGATCCAGGTAAAACTCCACTACACATTTATCCAGAGTGGTATTTTCTGTGGCAATACGAAATTTTGCGTGGCTTTTTCTTTGATATCCCACTTGGCTTTATGACGCTAAAAGCAGCTGATATCGGCTCTGCGGCTATGGGCTTTGCTGGAATTTCACTTATTTTGATGCCTTTATTAGATAGAAGCGATGTTGTAGCCCCTGCTCACAAGCGCCCTGCATTTTTCATTTGGTTCTGGATTTTCTTGATTGATTTGATTATTCTTACAATCTATGGAAAATTGCCACCAACAGACTTTAACGCTTGGGTAGGCTTTTATGCATCTGTAGGATATTTGGTGCTACTTCTTGTAGTTCTTCCTATCATTACTATTAAAGAAAGAAAGGCTGCAAAATGAAACAACTAGTATCATTTATCGTAGTAGTCGTAGTTACTGCGGTTACTTACTGGGGTGTGGAGCCTCTTGCTCATTCGGTTATGAATCCGCATGTAGCCCCTGCGAATTTTAACTTCGCTGAAGAAGACTACGAACAAGCAATGGCTGGACTATCTGCTTTTCAAGTAAAAATCGACGAAGCTACAAAATCAGGCGAAGAAGCAGCCATCACTAAGGCTAAAAAAGACTATGAGTACGCTGATGCTATCGTCCAAGAAAACATTAGATTCTGGGATGAGATCAAGGCTATCGATCTAGCAAAGGGTGATGCCGCAAAAGGTGCTGAGCTAATCCAAATGGCAGGCTGTACAGGCTGCCATGGACTAAAAGCAGCTGGCATGGAAAATCCAAACGATTATAAAACAGCAGCTAGCGGTATGAGCGTAGCCCCAAGCGATATTAGCAATATTGCTTATTTGTATGATGAGAAGTTCTTAGCAGCACTTATCAAAGACCCTGCTAGAGCTTTGAAAGTTACTCATAAATTTGGCGATGAGAGACCATTTGAGATGCCAGCGTTCTTTGGCGCAGGTGGTAATCTAAACGAAGAAATCGCTCACATCGTAGCTTACCTAAAAAGCATAGCTCCTAAAGAGATGAGTAATAAAGAAGTGTTTGAAAGCGCTTGTGCTCGCTGCCATGATATGAAATACGACAATGTATTTGCCGCTGGTAACAAACAAGAGATCAAAGCTTACCTTGGTATTACACCACCTGATCTATCTATGTATATCCGCAGCCGCAGCATAGAGTATCTACACAACTTCATCAACGACCCTCAAAAAATGCTAAATGGCACTTCAATGCCACGCGTTGGTCTAAATGAACAAGCGCAGAATCAAGTAGTAGCTTATATGCAAAGCGTCGGCGATAGCAAAAAAGAAGAGCGCGAGAGCCTTGGTCTTTGGATTATGGGATATTTTCTTATCCTTGGAATTCTAGTTATTCTTTGGAAAAACAAAGTTTGGCGCAACCTTCACTAAGAGTTATTAGGAATTCTAGATTTTAGAATTCCTACAACTTTAAATCTAGAATTCCTAGTAGAAAATGCTTAGGAATTCTAGATTTCTTACTGATATTTATACCTTAAAATCACTTTGGAACACCTTTTGCTTGTTATTTTCTAAAATTAGCAAAAAGGCTAAAAATGAGATATATTTTCTTACT
Proteins encoded in this region:
- a CDS encoding Rieske 2Fe-2S domain-containing protein — protein: MQTNHSNGCGCTSRRGFIGFSFGAVAAVGGLFALGAMKKTWDPLPSVRAAGFTTVDLSPLKDGEFSQVEWRKKPIFIVKKSADMKPNDNRDIVIGDGRYMVVIGLCTHLGCIPSWNAANKQFKCACHGGEFDDSGLNTFGPPPRPLDIPPFRIDGTKLVLGETGPEYEKLMAQA
- a CDS encoding cytochrome b, yielding MAHITKATSVKDWFDQRIALTKLWNVLAAQYWVPKNISWLWAMGVVLTVLFTLLFVSGLLLLMYYKPDAKLAFDSVNYTIMQEVEYGWLWRHIHAVAASVIFLVIYIHMFTGIYYGSYKKGREMIWITGMVLFLVFSAEAFSGYMLPWGQMSYWAAMVITNLFGGIPVIGEALVEWIRGDFAVSDPTLTRFFMLHVCLLPIVIIMTIVVHFYTLRVPHVNNLEGEEIDFEVEAEKYLEGKTKESKVIPFWPAFLSKDFMYVSFFMIFFIYLVCFHFNFAMDPINFDPADPGKTPLHIYPEWYFLWQYEILRGFFFDIPLGFMTLKAADIGSAAMGFAGISLILMPLLDRSDVVAPAHKRPAFFIWFWIFLIDLIILTIYGKLPPTDFNAWVGFYASVGYLVLLLVVLPIITIKERKAAK
- a CDS encoding c-type cytochrome, translating into MKQLVSFIVVVVVTAVTYWGVEPLAHSVMNPHVAPANFNFAEEDYEQAMAGLSAFQVKIDEATKSGEEAAITKAKKDYEYADAIVQENIRFWDEIKAIDLAKGDAAKGAELIQMAGCTGCHGLKAAGMENPNDYKTAASGMSVAPSDISNIAYLYDEKFLAALIKDPARALKVTHKFGDERPFEMPAFFGAGGNLNEEIAHIVAYLKSIAPKEMSNKEVFESACARCHDMKYDNVFAAGNKQEIKAYLGITPPDLSMYIRSRSIEYLHNFINDPQKMLNGTSMPRVGLNEQAQNQVVAYMQSVGDSKKEERESLGLWIMGYFLILGILVILWKNKVWRNLH